A DNA window from Microcystis aeruginosa NIES-843 contains the following coding sequences:
- a CDS encoding TldD/PmbA family protein — translation MTDTLNDYKNLISELINRYKNRVDFLTIRLEEARGTNILLRSERVETLSEGIAIGGQVRACYKGGWGFASFNQLSSLQERLEDAIAAARLIGEEETLIAPVEPVIISCELPLTGTDPRLVPLADKKALCDRYNNLLRQHHPSIATTSVRYSDSSQHILLGTSDGTLIEQKWSDVEMRFSATARDGDSVQTGRETTGSRKAFEDLVNLEEQVQGSAKRAVQALVLPPVKGDTYTVVIDPILTGLFVHEAFGHLSEADMLYENPDLLEVMSMGKRFGPDNLQIFDGAGPEGHRGSYFYDDEGTPATTTQLIKDGVLVGRLHSRETAGKLGEKPTGNARCLNYHYPPIVRMTNTWIERGTTPVKELFSGIKTGVYAQNWQGGMTNGEMFTFSAGEAWMIRDGEIAEPVKDVTLSGNVFKTLANIEAIADDFYWDESGGCGKGGQSGLPVGCGGPSLRIRDVVVGGEADI, via the coding sequence ATGACCGATACTCTAAACGATTATAAAAACCTGATTAGTGAACTGATTAACCGTTATAAAAACCGCGTCGATTTCCTGACAATTCGTCTGGAAGAAGCGCGAGGGACAAATATTCTACTACGTTCCGAACGAGTGGAAACCCTCAGCGAAGGTATTGCTATCGGTGGTCAGGTACGCGCTTGTTATAAAGGAGGTTGGGGATTTGCCAGCTTTAATCAATTATCCAGTTTACAGGAACGATTAGAAGATGCGATCGCTGCTGCCCGTTTAATTGGGGAAGAAGAAACCCTGATTGCTCCGGTAGAACCTGTAATTATCTCCTGTGAATTGCCTTTAACGGGAACAGATCCCCGTTTAGTACCATTAGCCGATAAAAAAGCCCTCTGCGATCGCTATAATAATTTACTGCGTCAACACCATCCCAGTATTGCCACCACTTCCGTCCGTTACAGCGATAGCAGTCAACATATTCTTTTAGGCACTTCTGACGGGACTTTAATCGAACAAAAATGGTCAGACGTAGAAATGCGTTTTTCGGCCACCGCTAGGGATGGCGACAGCGTACAAACGGGCCGGGAAACCACAGGATCCCGAAAAGCTTTCGAGGATCTGGTCAATTTAGAGGAACAGGTGCAAGGGTCGGCTAAACGGGCTGTACAAGCCCTAGTTTTGCCCCCTGTCAAGGGCGATACCTACACCGTCGTCATCGACCCCATTTTAACCGGTCTGTTCGTCCATGAGGCTTTTGGCCACCTTTCCGAGGCAGATATGTTATACGAAAATCCTGACCTTTTGGAAGTGATGAGTATGGGCAAACGTTTCGGACCGGATAACCTGCAAATCTTTGACGGGGCAGGTCCAGAAGGTCATCGGGGCAGTTATTTTTATGACGATGAGGGAACCCCCGCGACCACGACTCAGTTAATTAAAGATGGGGTTTTGGTGGGAAGACTGCATTCGCGGGAAACGGCGGGCAAATTAGGCGAAAAACCGACAGGTAACGCTCGTTGTCTCAATTATCATTATCCGCCCATTGTCCGCATGACCAACACTTGGATTGAACGGGGAACCACTCCCGTTAAAGAGTTATTTTCGGGGATAAAAACGGGAGTTTATGCCCAAAATTGGCAGGGAGGCATGACTAACGGCGAAATGTTCACTTTTAGCGCCGGGGAAGCTTGGATGATTCGCGATGGAGAAATTGCTGAACCCGTTAAAGATGTGACTCTCTCCGGTAATGTCTTTAAAACCCTAGCCAATATTGAGGCAATTGCTGATGATTTCTACTGGGATGAGTCAGGAGGCTGCGGAAAAGGGGGTCAAAGTGGTTTACCGGTCGGCTGCGGCGGCCCCAGTCTCCGTATCCGCGATGTGGTGGTGGGGGGAGAAGCAGATATTTAG
- the tatA gene encoding twin-arginine translocase TatA/TatE family subunit produces the protein MFGLGWPEIVIIAVVVLLIFGPKKIPEFGAALGKTLRGFKEEINQDDQEIEDSDEKMR, from the coding sequence ATGTTTGGATTAGGTTGGCCAGAAATAGTAATTATTGCTGTCGTTGTTCTCCTGATATTTGGACCGAAAAAAATACCCGAATTTGGGGCAGCTTTGGGGAAAACTTTACGGGGATTTAAAGAAGAAATCAATCAAGATGATCAAGAAATTGAAGACAGTGACGAGAAGATGAGATAG
- the lpdA gene encoding dihydrolipoyl dehydrogenase: protein MSEFDYDLIIIGAGVGGHGAALHAVKCGLKTAIIEAKDMGGTCVNRGCIPSKALLAASGRVRELADSDHLKSLGIAIGGVNFDRPTIADHANNLVSKIRGDLTNSLKRLKVDTIHGWGKIAGPQKVSVIGDSGEKIYTAKDIMLCPGSVPFVPPGIEIDHKTVFTSDEAVRLETLPKWIAIIGSGYIGLEFSDIYTALGCEVTMIEALDSLMPGFDPEISKIAERVLIKPRDIETYVGVLAKSIKPGNPVAIELVDAKSKEAIEILEVDACLVATGRIPATKNLGLEFVGVELDKRGFIAVNDKMQVIQSGEPVPHLWAVGDATGKMMLAHAASGQGVIAIENICNRPKTIDYRSIPAAAFTHPEISYVGLTEPQAEALAQQEGYKVASVKTYFKGNSKALAEGETEGIAKVVYRQDTGELLGVHIIGIHASDLIQEAANAIAERQSVHELAFRIHTHPTLSEVLDEAYKRAEVAA, encoded by the coding sequence ATGAGTGAATTCGACTACGATTTAATTATTATCGGTGCTGGAGTTGGTGGCCACGGGGCAGCCCTACACGCAGTCAAATGTGGGCTAAAAACAGCTATTATCGAAGCCAAAGATATGGGAGGAACCTGTGTTAATCGCGGTTGTATTCCTTCTAAAGCTTTGCTGGCAGCCTCGGGACGAGTGCGAGAATTAGCCGATAGTGACCATCTGAAAAGTCTAGGTATTGCCATCGGTGGCGTTAATTTTGACCGTCCAACAATTGCCGATCATGCTAACAACCTTGTCAGTAAAATTAGAGGCGATCTCACTAATAGTCTTAAACGTCTCAAGGTTGATACTATCCACGGTTGGGGAAAAATCGCTGGCCCGCAAAAAGTTAGCGTCATCGGGGATAGTGGCGAAAAAATCTACACCGCTAAGGATATTATGCTCTGTCCGGGGTCGGTTCCCTTTGTCCCACCGGGGATCGAGATCGATCATAAAACGGTTTTTACCAGCGATGAGGCCGTTAGATTAGAAACTTTACCCAAGTGGATCGCAATTATCGGTAGTGGTTATATCGGTCTGGAATTTTCGGATATATACACCGCTTTGGGTTGTGAAGTGACGATGATCGAAGCTTTAGATAGTCTCATGCCTGGATTTGACCCAGAAATCTCGAAAATCGCGGAAAGAGTTCTGATTAAACCTAGAGACATCGAGACTTATGTGGGAGTTTTGGCAAAAAGTATTAAACCGGGGAATCCTGTGGCCATTGAACTGGTGGACGCAAAAAGCAAAGAAGCGATCGAAATTTTAGAAGTAGATGCTTGTTTAGTCGCTACAGGAAGAATCCCGGCGACAAAGAATCTCGGATTGGAATTTGTTGGGGTAGAACTGGATAAACGCGGTTTTATTGCCGTTAATGACAAAATGCAGGTAATTCAGTCCGGTGAACCGGTTCCCCATCTCTGGGCCGTGGGCGATGCTACGGGTAAAATGATGTTAGCTCACGCTGCTTCGGGTCAAGGGGTAATAGCCATTGAAAATATCTGTAATCGCCCAAAAACCATCGATTATCGCAGTATTCCCGCTGCCGCTTTTACCCACCCCGAAATTAGTTATGTGGGTTTAACGGAACCGCAAGCAGAAGCTTTGGCACAGCAAGAAGGCTATAAGGTGGCTTCTGTCAAGACCTATTTTAAGGGAAATTCTAAGGCTTTAGCGGAAGGAGAAACGGAAGGCATCGCTAAAGTCGTTTATCGTCAGGATACGGGGGAATTACTCGGTGTTCATATTATCGGTATCCACGCATCGGATTTAATTCAAGAAGCGGCCAATGCGATCGCTGAACGCCAATCCGTCCATGAACTCGCTTTCCGCATCCACACCCATCCGACTCTCTCAGAAGTCCTCGACGAAGCTTACAAACGCGCAGAAGTGGCAGCATAG
- a CDS encoding DUF3782 domain-containing protein, with translation MSQPITIEDIYKLFEKTNEKFEQSRQEYDRRAAEAKDEADRRAAEADRRAAEYDRRAAEAKAEADRRLAKLEKTVANTSRAVDSLTTRWGRFVEELVEPAVIGLFRSKGIDVKETYSRARVKRQGIAMEIDILAVDETEVVLVECKSRLSKDDVNDFLEKLSRFKQAFPHYRNYQAYGAVAGIEIDEGVDRYAYKQGLFVIKPSGETVEIINDSGFEPKLW, from the coding sequence ATGTCTCAACCGATTACCATCGAAGATATCTATAAACTTTTTGAGAAAACTAACGAAAAGTTTGAACAATCACGCCAAGAATACGATCGCCGGGCTGCCGAAGCCAAGGACGAAGCCGATCGCCGGGCTGCCGAAGCCGATCGCCGGGCCGCTGAATACGATCGCCGGGCTGCTGAAGCCAAGGCCGAAGCCGATCGCCGTTTAGCCAAGCTAGAGAAAACAGTGGCCAATACCAGTCGTGCCGTGGATAGTTTAACCACTCGCTGGGGAAGATTTGTCGAGGAATTAGTCGAACCTGCTGTTATTGGCCTATTTCGTAGCAAAGGTATCGATGTCAAAGAAACCTACAGTCGTGCCAGGGTAAAACGGCAAGGAATAGCCATGGAGATTGACATTTTAGCCGTCGATGAAACCGAGGTAGTTTTAGTAGAATGTAAGTCTCGTTTATCGAAAGATGATGTCAACGATTTTTTAGAAAAATTAAGTCGATTTAAACAGGCATTTCCCCATTATAGAAACTATCAGGCTTATGGTGCAGTGGCGGGAATAGAAATAGACGAAGGAGTAGATCGTTATGCCTATAAACAGGGTTTATTTGTGATTAAACCATCGGGAGAAACGGTAGAAATTATTAATGATTCTGGTTTCGAGCCTAAATTATGGTAG
- the queG gene encoding tRNA epoxyqueuosine(34) reductase QueG — MVTETQIKEKALELGFHGVGIASVDSQDSAVSHLKSWLERGYHADMDWMTNPKRQDITTLWPEVRSLICLALNYYTPQQHSQEQNHGKISRYAWGRDYHKVLSKKLKALSQWLESQGEQIQTRYYVDTGPVQDKVWAQRAGIGWIAKNGNLITRNYGSWVFLAEILTNLPLEPDRPHSDHCGTCSRCLSSCPTQAIVSPYVVDANRCIAYHTIENRAVTLPTEIAKNLQGWVAGCDICQDVCPWNQRFAQVTDVEDFQPRPENLSPRLDELANLTIEEWDRRFISSALRRIKPQQWRRNAQANLAHSPHPAQDDN, encoded by the coding sequence ATGGTGACAGAAACACAGATCAAAGAAAAAGCGCTAGAGTTGGGCTTCCATGGGGTCGGTATTGCCTCTGTGGACAGCCAAGACTCGGCGGTATCCCATCTAAAAAGCTGGTTAGAGCGGGGTTATCACGCTGATATGGATTGGATGACTAACCCGAAACGACAGGATATCACAACTCTTTGGCCAGAAGTGCGATCGCTAATTTGTCTCGCCCTTAACTACTACACCCCCCAGCAACACAGTCAAGAACAAAACCATGGCAAAATTTCCCGTTATGCTTGGGGAAGGGATTATCACAAAGTATTAAGTAAAAAATTAAAAGCCCTCAGTCAATGGTTAGAAAGTCAGGGGGAGCAAATTCAAACCCGTTACTATGTGGATACAGGACCGGTACAGGATAAAGTTTGGGCCCAAAGAGCAGGGATCGGCTGGATTGCCAAGAACGGTAACTTAATTACCCGTAATTACGGCAGTTGGGTGTTTTTAGCCGAAATATTAACTAATTTACCTTTAGAACCCGATCGACCCCATAGTGACCATTGTGGCACCTGTAGCCGTTGTTTAAGCTCTTGTCCGACCCAAGCAATAGTTAGTCCCTATGTGGTGGATGCTAATCGCTGTATTGCATACCATACCATCGAAAATCGTGCTGTAACTTTGCCTACAGAAATTGCCAAGAATTTACAAGGTTGGGTAGCCGGCTGCGATATCTGTCAAGATGTCTGTCCTTGGAATCAACGTTTTGCCCAAGTTACCGACGTGGAGGATTTTCAACCTCGTCCCGAAAACCTCTCGCCAAGGTTGGATGAATTAGCTAATCTAACTATAGAGGAGTGGGATCGTCGTTTCATCTCGTCAGCCCTACGTCGAATTAAACCCCAGCAGTGGCGACGTAATGCCCAAGCTAATTTAGCTCATTCCCCTCACCCCGCACAAGATGACAATTAA
- a CDS encoding HAD-IA family hydrolase — translation MTIKVVVFDFDGTIADTHDTFVEIVNRLAKNFGYQPVNEEDLARLKNLSSQEIIKQSQVSPVKIPFLLYRVKRELNKQIECLKPFHGWHHCLATLKERGYRLGIITSNTKENVTIFLANNQLLNLFDFICSGTPLFGKHKIIDRLIRENKFCPDEMIYVGDETRDITAAQKSQVQVVAVAWGFNSPQILTQFNPDHLIHHPLELLDILDRAG, via the coding sequence ATGACAATTAAAGTGGTCGTGTTCGATTTTGATGGTACTATCGCCGATACCCACGATACTTTCGTGGAGATTGTCAATCGTTTGGCTAAAAATTTTGGTTATCAACCCGTCAACGAGGAAGATTTGGCCAGACTAAAAAACCTTAGTTCCCAAGAAATTATTAAACAATCCCAAGTTTCCCCCGTTAAAATCCCTTTTTTACTCTATCGAGTTAAACGGGAATTAAATAAACAAATTGAATGTCTGAAACCCTTCCATGGCTGGCATCACTGCCTCGCCACTCTTAAAGAAAGAGGCTATAGATTAGGAATCATAACTTCTAATACCAAAGAAAATGTCACCATATTTTTAGCAAATAATCAACTCTTAAATTTATTTGATTTTATCTGTTCTGGAACGCCTTTATTCGGCAAACACAAAATTATCGATCGCCTGATTCGAGAAAATAAATTCTGTCCCGATGAAATGATTTATGTCGGCGATGAAACTAGAGATATTACTGCTGCCCAAAAAAGTCAAGTGCAAGTGGTGGCCGTCGCTTGGGGCTTTAATTCCCCTCAAATTCTCACTCAATTTAACCCCGATCATCTCATTCATCATCCCCTAGAATTATTGGATATTTTAGATAGGGCTGGCTGA